A region from the Agrobacterium cucumeris genome encodes:
- a CDS encoding beta-ketoacyl-ACP synthase III — protein sequence MIRSIVRGFGAALPKRVMTNSEIEGVVETSDEWIVQRTGIRQRYIAGEGETTASLGEAAARAALDNAGLTPDDIDLIILATSTPDNTFPATAVNIQNRLGMTHGFAFDMQAVCSGFVYAVSTADLYIRGGMAKRVLVIGSETFSRILDWKDRTTCVLFGDGAGALVLEAGEGEGTSDDRGILTAQLRSDGSHKEKLYVDGGPSTTGTVGHLRMEGREVFKHAVGMITDVIEQAFEATGTTADDLDWLVPHQANKRIIDGSAKKLNIDPEKVVITVDKHGNTSAASIPLALAVAASDGRIKKGDLVMLEAMGGGFTWGAVLLRW from the coding sequence ATGATCCGCTCTATAGTCCGTGGTTTCGGGGCAGCGCTTCCGAAGCGTGTCATGACCAACAGCGAAATCGAAGGTGTCGTCGAGACATCCGACGAATGGATCGTGCAGCGCACCGGTATCCGGCAGCGCTATATCGCCGGCGAAGGCGAAACGACCGCTTCGCTCGGCGAAGCTGCGGCCCGTGCCGCGCTCGACAATGCCGGCCTGACCCCTGATGATATCGACCTCATCATTCTGGCGACCTCCACTCCGGACAACACCTTTCCGGCAACGGCGGTGAACATCCAGAATCGTCTCGGCATGACCCATGGTTTCGCCTTCGACATGCAGGCCGTCTGTTCCGGTTTCGTCTATGCCGTCTCGACCGCCGATCTTTATATTCGCGGTGGCATGGCCAAGCGCGTTCTGGTCATCGGCTCTGAAACATTCTCGCGCATTCTCGACTGGAAAGACCGCACCACCTGCGTTCTGTTCGGCGATGGCGCCGGCGCGCTTGTTCTGGAAGCTGGCGAAGGCGAGGGGACCTCTGACGATCGCGGCATCCTGACCGCGCAGCTGCGGTCCGACGGTTCGCACAAGGAAAAGCTTTATGTCGATGGCGGACCTTCCACGACAGGCACTGTCGGCCATCTGCGCATGGAAGGCCGCGAAGTATTCAAGCATGCCGTCGGCATGATCACCGACGTCATCGAGCAGGCTTTCGAAGCAACTGGCACGACGGCTGATGATCTCGACTGGCTCGTGCCGCATCAGGCCAACAAGCGCATCATCGACGGATCGGCGAAGAAGCTCAACATCGATCCGGAAAAGGTTGTCATCACCGTCGACAAGCATGGCAACACCTCGGCCGCATCCATTCCGCTGGCGCTGGCCGTTGCGGCAAGCGACGGTCGCATCAAGAAGGGCGATCTGGTCATGCTGGAGGCCATGGGCGGCGGTTTCACCTGGGGTGCGGTGCTGCTGCGCTGGTAA